In the Molothrus ater isolate BHLD 08-10-18 breed brown headed cowbird chromosome 26, BPBGC_Mater_1.1, whole genome shotgun sequence genome, one interval contains:
- the LOC129046935 gene encoding ABC transporter F family member 4-like yields MEVEALQLHGELLPATRVEAETLPAPPRCGKGVLKGPRKAVAVLYPGEPGPPGGCSRGGGGADPRWQRPGEQRQPRESSRAHGIEEQSLSEQDRGHPEAEAEPDMPEPAPLGGDRKAAEKKRAEKVGAKGSAAGPPVPRSLPVQSKAEPPSLDPAEEPLLWEGLTLNKCILVASVVALLSVTFQVLQAPCSKEGLARGRQEPPPPPVPEAVSPKVEIPEAVTAQPAPPPESSAVEEDDDDEDGDDDDDSEADSNLGEPWIFKKWFGRATPEDEDKDGDKDEDKDEDKDEDKDEDEGKDEELADVPEVPTAVTEGKKSQEKQEKKVEEEEEGEKEEKEEDKEENEEEEDEEEEEEKEEKKKEEKKEKAREGRAVHAERSGRREARAKDRTAGDRAGRAPRAPREPEQQPQKKRDRERKERKERKEKRRERDESRREGWRGRPGRADGGRESPRRDWKQQKGRKPWEPGRDGRAREGKRRD; encoded by the exons ATGGAGGTGGAGGCTTTGCAGCTCCACGGGGAACTGCTCCCAGCTACACGTGTGGAGGCAGAAACGCTGCCGGCCCCTCCCCGCTGCGGGAAGGGGGTGTTGAAAGGTCCTAGGAAGG CTGTTGCTGTTCTTTACCCGGGAGAGCCGGGGCCGCCCGGGGGCTGCAGCCGAGGAGGAGGCGGCGCCGACCCCAG ATGGCAGCGCCCCGGTGAGCAGCGACAGCCAcgggagagcagcagagcccat ggaatAGAAGAGCAGAGCCTCTCTGAGCAGGACCGGGGCCATCCcgaggcagaggcagagccgGACATGCCAGAGCCAGCCCCGCTCGGCGGGGACAGGAAAGCGGCGGAGAAGAAGCGAGCGGAGAAGGTGGGAGCCAAGGGCAGCGCTGCCGGGCCACCAG TCCCCAGGAGCCTCCCCGTGCAGAGCAAGGCGGAGCCGCCCAGCCTGGACCCCGCGGAGGAGCCgctgctctgggaagggctCACCCTCAACAAGTGCATCCTGGTGGCCTCGGTGGTGGCCCTGCTCAGCGTCACCTTCCAGGTGCTCCAAG CGCCATGCTCCAAGGAGGGACTCGCCCGCGGCCGCCAGGAGCCTCCGCCCCCTCCCGTTCCCG agGCTGTGAGCCCCAAGGTGGAGATCCCAGAGGCGGTGACTGCCCAGCCTGCGCCGCCTCCAGAGAGCAGCGCGGtggaggaggatgatgatgatgaagatggTGACGATGACGATGACAGCGAAGCTGACAGCAACCTG ggagAACCCTGGATCTTCAAGAAGTGGTTTGGCCGTGCAACACCAGAGGATGAGGACAaggatggggacaaggatgaAGACAAGGATGAAGACAAGGATGAGGACAAGGATGAGGATGAGGGCAAAGATGAAGAACTTGCAGATGTCCCCGAGGTGCCAACGGCTGTGACGGAGGGGAAGAAGagccaggagaagcaggagaaaaaggtggaggaggaggaggaaggagaaaaggaggagaaggaggaagacaaagaggagaatgaggaggaggaggatgaggaggaggaggaggagaaggaggagaagaagaaggaggagaagaaggagaaagccCGGGAAGGCCGCGCTGTCCATGCGGAGCGGAGCGGCCGGAGGGAGGCACGAGCCAAGGACAGGACAGCGGGGGACAGAGCTGGCCgagccccccgggccccccggGAACcggagcagcagccccagaagAAACGGGACcgggagaggaaggagaggaaggagaggaaggagaaacgGCGGGAGCGGGATGAGTCcaggagggaggggtggagggGCCGTCCCGGCAGGGCTGACGGCGGCCGGGAGAGCCCGAGGCGGGactggaagcagcagaagggcaggaagccctgggagccgggcagggacggcagggccagggagggcaAGAGACGCGACTGA